ACTGCGACGGTTCGGCACCATTCAAATAACACCGCAAATTATGGAGCATGAGGTCCGCCTCCCGCCTCCAGAATCCTCGAGTCACCGCGGACACGTGCGGTGTGACCAGTACGTTCGGTAATCCCCAGAGCGGACTCCCGGCCACCAGCGGCTCCTTCGAAAACACATCGAGCCCAGCCCCTCGGAGATGTCCGCTTTGGAGCGCCCTGCTCAATGCATCTTCGTCCACGACCTTCCCCCGCGCGACGTTGATCAACACAGCTCCCGCCTTCATTCGCGAAAACGCCCCCCCGTCGATCATTCCCCTGGTCTGATCCGTTTCCGGGACCGTCAGCACGACCGCGTCGCTCCGCGAGAGGAGATAGGCCAGGCCAGCTTCTCCATGCACCAACTCCACGTCGGCATCGAGCGCCCCGCCGGCCATGCTCGCTAATTTCTTGTCACTTGGCTTGGGCTCGGTCCGCTTCAGGGCGATGACCTTCGCTCCGAGGCTAGCCACCCGACGAGCGACTCCTTTACCGACACCGCCATAGCCGACGATGCCAACGGTTGAGGCTCCGAGTTCGCTGAGTGGGGCCCCGGCCTCGTAATACGGCTCTGTATTCCACTGCGAGGCACGTTGGTTCTGTACCGCCAAGTGGAGCCCCCTCCCGAAGAAGAGGAGCATCCCCAATACCGTCTCCGCCATCGGATCGGCGTGAATCCCGGCCGAGTTCGTAAAGACGATGTCTCGATCAATCAACGACGGCGTCAGTGAGCTTCCCACGCCGGCCGCTCCTGAATGCACCCACGCGAGCCGGGGCGCGGCATCCACGAGCTGGGCAGGTATCCCGTACCCGAAGTAGACCTCTGCTTCAGCGACAGCGTCCAACACCCTGGGTGCTACTCGTGCCGCTCCGTCCCCCGAACCATCCGTCTCTTCGTCGTTGACGACGAGATCCCACCCGCTCGGTAGTGCGTCTCGAATTTCGTCAGGCACCCAAGCGGGCATCGCCCATATGGGGCGACGGTCCATCATGTCGAGAACAGCGCGGGGCACGGGCTGGCTTCCTACGCTATGGGTACAAACGGTTCGTGAGGCGCGGGAACGGGATCATCTCCCGAATGTGGTGACGACCGGTGATCCATCCGACTGTCCGCTCTAGCCCCAGGCCGAAGCCTGAAT
This sequence is a window from Longimicrobiales bacterium. Protein-coding genes within it:
- a CDS encoding D-2-hydroxyacid dehydrogenase; the protein is MPRAVLDMMDRRPIWAMPAWVPDEIRDALPSGWDLVVNDEETDGSGDGAARVAPRVLDAVAEAEVYFGYGIPAQLVDAAPRLAWVHSGAAGVGSSLTPSLIDRDIVFTNSAGIHADPMAETVLGMLLFFGRGLHLAVQNQRASQWNTEPYYEAGAPLSELGASTVGIVGYGGVGKGVARRVASLGAKVIALKRTEPKPSDKKLASMAGGALDADVELVHGEAGLAYLLSRSDAVVLTVPETDQTRGMIDGGAFSRMKAGAVLINVARGKVVDEDALSRALQSGHLRGAGLDVFSKEPLVAGSPLWGLPNVLVTPHVSAVTRGFWRREADLMLHNLRCYLNGAEPSQWRCVVDQDAGY